One stretch of Glycine soja cultivar W05 chromosome 7, ASM419377v2, whole genome shotgun sequence DNA includes these proteins:
- the LOC114419995 gene encoding leucine-rich repeat extensin-like protein 6, translating to MRLLCLCLTLLLFLASVAMAEEDSDHNKHSLKATSHAQIQCTMCSSCNNPCNQVPSPPPPSPPPPSPSTNNCPPPPSPPSSGGGGGGGGAPYYYSPPPPSQYTYSSPPPPASTGGGGGGGIYYYPPPSNGNYPRPPPPNPIVPYFPFYYYSPPPPGSTAAPPPSTASSLLCALAFSSFLLLLL from the coding sequence ATGAGgttgttgtgtttgtgtttaaCGTTGTTGCTGTTTCTGGCTAGTGTGGCAATGGCAGAAGAAGATTCAGATCATAATAAGCACTCCCTAAAAGCCACGTCACACGCGCAGATCCAGTGCACAATGTGTTCCTCTTGTAACAACCCTTGCAACCAAGTTCCATCTCCGCCACCAccttcaccaccaccaccatctccTTCCACAAACAACTGTCCTCCACCACCCTCTCCTCCTTCctccggcggcggcggcggcggcggaggAGCTCCGTACTACTACTCCCCGCCTCCACCCTCTCAATATACCTACTCCTCACCACCTCCTCCCGCATCCACCGGCGGCGGTGGTGGCGGAGGAATCTACTACTACCCTCCTCCCAGCAACGGAAACTACCCGAGACCACCACCGCCGAACCCGATTGTGCCGTATTTCCCGTTCTACTACTACAGCCCTCCGCCGCCCGGGTCCACCGCCGCTCCTCCGCCCTCCACGGCCTCCTCGCTTCTATGTGCACTTGCTTTCTCATCTTTTCTACTGTTGTTGCTTTGA
- the LOC114419996 gene encoding COBRA-like protein 7 gives MLLRSHCCYYLTIITALAVFLATTSFADAQSCNGILVSYAHTGGVRLPPNVSDPAKQPYRFESTVTVLNNGLDELKSWKVFVGFDHDELLVSASNAVLADGTTLPAAVGNGTVFAGFPMTDLKTAVETAGDLTQMQAQIELVGTVFGVAPPSVPMPKSINLANDGFLCRRSTAQGKNASSVCCTRDPKFKTNITTDEEFLPRQSGDLTIMYDVIRTYDSNYWAEVTIANHNPLGRLDNWRLSWDWMNDEFIYSMKGAYPSVVDASDCLFGKQGTFYRDLDFAHVLNCERRPTIIDLPPTKFNDSDLGKIPFCCRNGTILPPSMDPSMSASRFQMQVFKMPPALNRSQLLPPQNWNISGTLNPDYKCGPPVRVSPTENPDPSGLPSNKTVMASWQIVCNITTAKRTSSKCCVSFSSYYNDSVIPCKTCACGCPKNAERTCSTTAPAMWLPPEALLVPFENRTAKAVAWASLKHLRVPNPMPCSDNCGVSINWHLYTDYTKGWSARVTLFNWGETNFADWFAAVQMDKAAAGFEKMYSFNATLLDGVNNTIIMQGLPGLNYLVAETDAADPLRDPRVPGKQQSVISFTKKTTPGINVAHGDGFPTKVFFNGEECSLPSVYPSSSGFRDGFSLATPLLLTLLMILL, from the exons ATGCTCCTCCGAAGCCACTGTTGCTACTACCTTACCATCATCACCGCGCTGGCAGTGTTCCTTGCAACGACGTCGTTCGCCGACGCCCAATCCTGCAACGGCATCCTCGTCTCCTACGCCCACACCGGCGGCGTGCGGCTGCCGCCGAATGTCTCCGACCCGGCAAAGCAGCCTTACCGGTTCGAGTCGACGGTGACGGTACTCAACAACGGCCTCGACGAGCTCAAGTCGTGGAAGGTCTTCGTTGGGTTCGACCACGACGAGTTGTTGGTCTCCGCCTCCAATGCTGTGCTCGCCGACGGCACCACCCTCCCCGCCGCCGTCGGAAACGGCACCGTCTTCGCCGGCTTCCCCATGACCGATCTCAAGACCGCCGTCGAAACCGCCGGCGACTTGACCCAGATGCAGGCTCAGATAGAACTCGTCGGCACCGTGTTCGGGGTGGCGCCGCCCAGTGTTCCGATGCCGAAATCCATCAACCTCGCCAATGATGGATTCCTCTGTCGCAGATCCACCGCTCAAG GGAAGAATGCGAGTAGTGTGTGTTGCACGAGAGatcccaaattcaaaactaACATTACTACGGATGAAGAGTTTCTGCCACGTCAGAGTGGTGATCTTACCATTATGTATGATGTGATCAGAACTTATGATTCAAATTACTGGGCTGAGGTTACTATTGCAAACCATAACCCACTTGGGAGGCTTGACAACTGGAGGTTGAGCTGGGACTGGATGAATGATGAGTTTATTTATTCAATGAAAGGGGCTTATCCTTCTGTTGTGGATGCTTCTGATTGTCTCTTTGGTAAGCAAGGAACATTCTACAGGGATCTTGACTTTGCccatgtgttgaattgtgagaggAGGCCAACCATAATTGATCTCCCTCCCACCAAGTTCAATGATTCCGACCTTGGGAAGATTCCCTTTTGCTGCCGGAATGGCACTATTTTGCCTCCATCGATGGATCCTAGCATGTCTGCTTCGAGATTCCAAATGCAGGTCTTCAAGATGCCACCAGCGCTTAACCGATCCCAGCTTTTGCCCCCGCAGAACTGGAACATAAGTGGCACACTCAACCCTGACTATAAATGTGGCCCTCCTGTAAGAGTGAGTCCTACTGAAAATCCTGACCCATCCGGCTTACCATCAAACAAAACTGTGATGGCCAGTTGGCAGATTGTGTGCAACATAACAACAGCCAAGAGAACATCAAGTAAATGCTGTGTCTCGTTTTCATCTTATTACAATGATTCAGTTATTCCGTGCAAAACATGTGCTTGTGGATGCCCCAAGAACGCAGAGAGAACATGTAGTACTACTGCTCCAGCTATGTGGCTTCCACCAGAGGCACTTCTTGTTCCTTTTGAGAACCGAACCGCCAAGGCTGTTGCTTGGGCAAGTCTGAAACATCTCCGGGTGCCAAACCCAATGCCATGTAGTGATAACTGTGGTGTGAGCATCAACTGGCATTTGTACACAGACTACACCAAAGGATGGAGTGCAAGGGTCACCCTTTTTAACTGGGGAGAGACTAATTTTGCAGACTGGTTTGCCGCTGTGCAAATGGACAAAGCAGCTGCAGGTTTTGAGAAAATGTATTCATTCAATGCAACTCTTCTAGATGGTGTAAACAATACAATAATCATGCAAGGTTTGCCAGGATTGAACTACCTTGTAGCAGAAACAGATGCAGCTGATCCTCTGAGAGATCCTAGGGTGCCTGGTAAGCAACAATCAGTGATCTCGTTCACAAAGAAAACTACTCCTGGAATCAATGTAGCTCATGGAGATGGGTTTCCCACTAAGGTATTTTTCAATGGGGAAGAATGCTCTCTTCCTTCAGTGTATCCAAGCAGTAGTGGTTTCAGGGATGGTTTTTCATTGGCTACTCCCTTGCTTCTAACACTGTTGATGATCCTCTTGTAG